One window of uncultured Trichococcus sp. genomic DNA carries:
- a CDS encoding nucleotidyltransferase, giving the protein MKVCGVIAEYNPFHNGHRYQLSEAKRMTNSDVMVVAMSGNFVQRGAPALLDKWTRAEIALRNGADIVVEMPVLGSVQSADLFAKAGIRLLQAMQCDAFAFGAEEGTAEDFISHSRFLREHGSEIDRIFQTYRNDGRTYAAQLETAIADVLRPQGSAISFSTPNNQLGLAYVKENEQFPEPMETAIVLRRGAGHNESDAFGQEFASGTAIREWSLHHGKETEKKGMGRFVPQETLEALERRPLLDWDPYWGMLQYQLMLLSHAELRNIYQVEEGIEYRLKKEAEDATGFMAFIRRMKNKRWTWARLQRVCSYILLGITKAEAAAFQGKADTIRLLGFTEAGRRYLNALKKNTETPIITKLREPHTADLRLEIRSDRIYRLGGIPVLEEQNFTRSPIYIHNEPRNQD; this is encoded by the coding sequence ATGAAAGTCTGTGGTGTAATCGCAGAATATAATCCTTTCCACAATGGGCATCGCTATCAATTGTCGGAAGCCAAGAGAATGACCAACAGCGATGTCATGGTTGTCGCAATGAGCGGGAATTTTGTCCAAAGGGGCGCGCCCGCCCTGTTGGACAAATGGACGCGTGCGGAAATCGCTTTGCGGAACGGAGCGGATATTGTCGTGGAGATGCCCGTATTGGGAAGTGTCCAGTCCGCGGATCTGTTCGCGAAAGCAGGTATCCGCTTGTTGCAGGCGATGCAGTGCGATGCCTTTGCATTCGGTGCTGAAGAAGGAACGGCGGAAGATTTCATTTCGCACAGCCGCTTCTTGCGCGAACACGGATCGGAAATCGATCGGATTTTTCAGACTTACCGAAATGATGGCAGAACCTATGCTGCGCAACTGGAAACGGCCATTGCCGACGTCCTGCGCCCACAAGGTTCTGCCATTTCCTTTTCAACACCGAATAATCAGCTCGGCTTGGCATATGTCAAAGAAAACGAACAGTTCCCCGAACCGATGGAAACGGCCATCGTGCTCAGGCGAGGTGCCGGACACAACGAAAGTGATGCTTTCGGACAAGAATTTGCAAGTGGGACCGCCATTCGCGAATGGTCACTCCACCACGGAAAAGAAACTGAAAAGAAGGGCATGGGCAGGTTTGTGCCACAAGAGACGTTAGAGGCGCTGGAGAGGCGTCCTCTGCTTGATTGGGACCCTTACTGGGGGATGCTGCAATATCAGCTCATGCTGCTTTCGCATGCGGAACTCCGCAACATCTATCAAGTTGAAGAAGGCATCGAATACAGGCTGAAAAAAGAGGCTGAGGATGCAACTGGTTTTATGGCCTTCATTCGGCGAATGAAAAACAAGCGCTGGACGTGGGCCCGGCTGCAACGGGTCTGTTCCTATATTTTGTTGGGGATAACCAAAGCAGAAGCGGCCGCTTTCCAGGGGAAAGCGGATACTATCCGCTTGCTCGGATTTACGGAGGCCGGAAGACGCTATCTGAACGCTTTGAAAAAAAACACGGAGACCCCGATCATCACGAAATTGCGTGAGCCGCACACAGCGGACTTGCGGCTGGAAATCCGGAGTGACCGCATCTATCGTTTGGGGGGCATTCCGGTTTTGGAGGAACAGAATTTCACCCGCTCGCCCATTTATATCCACAACGAGCCGAGGAATCAGGACTAA
- a CDS encoding class I SAM-dependent methyltransferase: protein MSYDIFAHYYDEIMDQSVYDSWLLYVEKYTAGESGLNIMELACGTGKIAVELAKKGHQVTGVDLSDEMLSLAYNRMQEEGVKLSLAVGDMRSLEPMGDFDVVTCFSDSLCYMSDESEVAEVFQSVIRNLGPGGVFLFDVHSMHQVNNVFPGYQYIYQDEEGAFLWESFAGDAVNSIEHDLTFFVGSQHNPELFERHTEYHRERTYPLEVYKRLLEEAGFTDVTVTAEFGQADVRDDSPRWFFACRKA from the coding sequence ATGAGCTACGACATCTTTGCCCATTACTATGATGAAATAATGGACCAGTCTGTCTACGACAGCTGGCTTCTTTATGTTGAGAAATACACAGCCGGGGAATCCGGTCTGAACATCATGGAACTGGCTTGCGGGACAGGTAAGATTGCGGTTGAATTGGCTAAAAAGGGCCATCAGGTAACAGGGGTCGACCTCTCCGACGAAATGCTTTCGCTTGCTTACAATCGCATGCAGGAGGAAGGCGTTAAGCTTTCTTTGGCCGTGGGGGATATGCGTTCCTTGGAGCCGATGGGGGATTTTGATGTCGTGACGTGCTTCTCCGATTCGCTTTGCTACATGTCTGATGAATCGGAAGTGGCGGAGGTCTTTCAAAGCGTCATCCGGAATCTCGGCCCTGGTGGTGTTTTTTTGTTCGACGTCCATTCGATGCATCAGGTGAACAACGTTTTTCCGGGATACCAATACATCTACCAGGATGAAGAGGGCGCCTTCCTTTGGGAAAGTTTTGCCGGCGATGCTGTGAACAGTATTGAGCACGATTTGACTTTCTTCGTGGGATCCCAGCATAATCCGGAATTGTTTGAACGCCATACGGAATATCATCGTGAACGCACCTATCCGCTGGAAGTCTATAAGCGCCTGCTTGAAGAAGCAGGATTCACCGACGTGACGGTTACAGCCGAATTTGGTCAAGCTGATGTGCGCGATGACAGCCCGCGCTGGTTTTTTGCCTGCCGGAAAGCTTAA
- the thrB gene encoding homoserine kinase produces MFDIRVPATSANLGPGFDSLGLAVSLYLTLTVKEDADEWEILHDLGAGIPTDKSNLIIETALSLAPNMTPRKITMTSEVPAARGLGSSSAAIVAGIELANQCADLQLSVDDKIQIATRIEGHPDNVTPAITGDFTVGAVLDSKVYWTKVSFPEVALVVTIPEKELLTKESRAVLPDSLPFKEAVKGSSISNMLVAAVFAGDIEKAGALMERDVFHEPYRGTLVPELSQVRELGHEMGAYGTYLSGAGTTILTMIHPEKAEAFVAAAKAAIKDSEVKLLHVEKNGVQVIK; encoded by the coding sequence ATGTTTGATATCCGTGTACCGGCAACTTCCGCCAACTTGGGGCCAGGGTTCGATTCCCTTGGATTGGCTGTATCATTATATTTGACGTTGACTGTAAAAGAAGACGCCGACGAGTGGGAAATTCTCCATGATTTGGGAGCGGGGATCCCCACCGATAAATCGAACCTGATTATTGAAACCGCGTTGTCTTTGGCGCCGAACATGACACCAAGAAAAATCACGATGACGAGTGAAGTGCCAGCTGCCAGAGGACTGGGCAGCAGTTCGGCTGCCATCGTTGCAGGGATCGAGTTGGCTAATCAATGCGCAGATCTGCAATTGAGCGTGGATGATAAAATTCAAATCGCTACGCGCATCGAAGGGCATCCGGATAATGTGACGCCTGCCATAACCGGGGATTTTACGGTCGGAGCTGTTCTGGATTCCAAAGTATACTGGACGAAGGTGAGTTTCCCCGAGGTTGCTTTGGTAGTGACGATTCCGGAAAAGGAATTGTTGACGAAGGAAAGCAGGGCCGTTTTGCCGGATTCGCTTCCGTTCAAGGAAGCTGTCAAAGGCAGCAGCATCTCGAATATGCTGGTGGCGGCAGTTTTTGCGGGTGACATCGAAAAAGCGGGCGCATTGATGGAGCGGGATGTTTTCCATGAGCCTTATCGGGGCACCCTGGTTCCGGAGTTGAGCCAAGTCCGGGAACTGGGACATGAAATGGGCGCGTACGGTACTTACCTGAGCGGTGCCGGTACGACGATCCTCACGATGATCCATCCTGAAAAAGCAGAAGCGTTCGTAGCTGCGGCCAAAGCCGCCATCAAAGACAGTGAAGTCAAGCTGCTGCATGTTGAAAAAAATGGCGTGCAAGTAATCAAATAA
- the rpmF gene encoding 50S ribosomal protein L32 produces the protein MAVPKRRTSKARKAKRRTHYKLAIPGLNACPNCGELKKSHHVCASCGYYDGEAVVEKQN, from the coding sequence ATGGCAGTACCTAAAAGAAGAACTTCTAAAGCAAGAAAAGCAAAAAGACGTACACATTACAAGTTAGCGATCCCAGGCTTGAACGCATGCCCTAACTGTGGCGAATTGAAAAAGAGCCACCACGTTTGCGCATCATGCGGTTACTATGATGGAGAAGCAGTTGTTGAAAAACAAAACTAA
- the yhbY gene encoding ribosome assembly RNA-binding protein YhbY: MELRGKQKQYLKKEAHHMNPLFQVGKGGLNEEMLYQIGEALEKRELLKIVLLQNTDEETEDVAAAIEEKLQAKVVQQIGRTLVLFKPSTKEKNRRYSTVVEKI, encoded by the coding sequence ATGGAATTAAGAGGCAAACAAAAGCAATATTTGAAAAAAGAAGCGCACCACATGAATCCGCTCTTCCAAGTGGGTAAAGGTGGATTGAACGAAGAGATGCTTTACCAAATCGGCGAAGCATTGGAAAAAAGAGAACTGCTGAAGATCGTTCTTCTGCAGAATACGGATGAGGAAACGGAAGATGTCGCTGCAGCAATCGAAGAAAAACTGCAAGCGAAAGTCGTCCAACAGATCGGACGCACGCTTGTGTTATTCAAACCATCCACCAAAGAAAAGAACCGTCGTTATTCGACTGTCGTTGAAAAAATCTAA
- the yqeK gene encoding bis(5'-nucleosyl)-tetraphosphatase (symmetrical) YqeK: protein MTKTELAYTGSYTEWTREAILAEAEKQMKPSRFQHVQRVEACSIELAEKYGAPVEACSLAALLHDFAKEHDPKSMKAIILSQGLDREMTGYGSEIMHGPVGAYYAETVFGITDEAILDAIRQHTIGGETMTLIGKVLFVADYIESGRSFKGVDEARRLAAISLDEAAYFKIKKTIIHLVKKELPIYPGTIYVYNSWVQRKVGKS from the coding sequence ATGACGAAGACTGAGCTTGCATACACAGGAAGCTATACGGAGTGGACGCGGGAAGCGATTTTGGCGGAAGCGGAAAAACAGATGAAGCCATCGCGTTTCCAGCACGTGCAGCGGGTGGAAGCCTGTTCCATCGAATTGGCGGAAAAATATGGCGCGCCCGTTGAAGCGTGCTCATTGGCCGCTCTTCTGCACGACTTTGCGAAAGAGCATGATCCAAAAAGCATGAAGGCAATCATCCTGTCCCAAGGGTTGGACAGGGAAATGACCGGTTACGGCAGCGAAATCATGCATGGGCCTGTCGGCGCTTATTATGCCGAAACGGTATTCGGGATCACGGATGAGGCTATCCTCGACGCGATCCGCCAGCATACAATCGGCGGCGAGACGATGACCCTGATCGGGAAAGTCCTCTTCGTCGCCGATTACATCGAATCAGGCCGCTCTTTCAAGGGCGTCGACGAAGCCAGAAGACTGGCGGCAATCAGCCTGGATGAGGCAGCTTATTTTAAAATTAAAAAAACAATCATCCATCTGGTAAAGAAAGAGCTGCCGATTTATCCCGGTACGATCTATGTCTACAACAGTTGGGTCCAAAGAAAAGTGGGGAAATCATAA
- a CDS encoding YceD family protein — MEMKWPLKELQEHRGEPYYFSRTIDRESSLMQRNNEIKAVSPIKAEGFLLYENHSVLANFRIDLTITLPSSRSLELVDVPLQIAIEEVYTESESLYLEQDNPAEVVLPLEGDEVNLVPAIEDNILLNLPLQVFTPEEMVSEEMPSGAEWEVVSEESFARKRQEEKTDQIDPRLAGLKALLEDEEKTE, encoded by the coding sequence ATGGAAATGAAGTGGCCATTAAAAGAATTACAAGAACATCGTGGTGAACCGTACTATTTCTCTCGGACGATAGACCGGGAAAGTTCATTGATGCAAAGAAATAATGAGATCAAGGCAGTGTCGCCGATTAAGGCGGAAGGTTTCTTATTATACGAAAATCATTCTGTGCTTGCCAATTTCCGAATCGATTTAACGATTACCCTGCCTTCGTCAAGGTCGTTGGAATTAGTTGATGTACCCTTGCAAATAGCAATCGAAGAAGTGTACACTGAAAGTGAATCACTCTATCTCGAGCAGGATAATCCTGCGGAAGTCGTGTTGCCGCTTGAAGGCGATGAAGTGAATTTGGTCCCCGCTATCGAGGACAATATTCTGCTGAATCTGCCTCTACAAGTATTCACGCCGGAAGAGATGGTGTCCGAGGAAATGCCTAGTGGCGCTGAATGGGAAGTTGTTTCCGAAGAATCTTTCGCAAGAAAGAGACAAGAGGAAAAGACTGATCAGATCGATCCGCGATTAGCTGGTCTGAAGGCCCTGTTAGAAGACGAAGAAAAAACAGAGTGA
- the yqeH gene encoding ribosome biogenesis GTPase YqeH: MTKEELTEDLYCIGCGAKIQTDDPTERGYTPAAALQKGLESGQLYCQRCFRLRHYNQMEKVSVTDDEFLAMLNTISMEDALIVNVIDLFDVYGSMIPGLHRFAGKNKVLVVGNKVDVLPKSVKLSRVKQWLTEQVQSVGLRPVDVVLVSGKKATSIDELLETIEELRDGKDVYVVGVTNVGKSTVMNQIIRAATGNKEDVITTSQFPGTTLDQIRIPLDDGHFLIDTPGIIHHHQMAHVLSPKELKLVAPQHEIKPITYQLNPEQTLFLGGASRFDFISGEKSSFTCYFANDLKIHRTKLEKADEFYEKHLGGLLQPPSAEDAENFPPLVRREFNVKVPSDIVFSGLGWITVRKPGKVAAWVPQGVDAVMRKPII, translated from the coding sequence TTGACTAAAGAAGAATTAACAGAAGATCTCTATTGCATCGGCTGTGGGGCGAAAATCCAGACCGATGATCCGACCGAACGAGGGTATACTCCGGCGGCCGCTCTGCAAAAGGGATTGGAGTCCGGGCAATTATACTGCCAACGCTGCTTCAGACTGCGCCATTACAATCAGATGGAAAAAGTATCCGTCACGGATGACGAATTTTTGGCGATGCTGAACACCATCTCGATGGAAGACGCCTTGATCGTCAACGTCATCGACTTGTTTGACGTTTACGGCAGCATGATCCCCGGCTTGCATCGCTTTGCGGGCAAAAACAAAGTGCTGGTTGTCGGAAATAAAGTGGATGTTTTGCCGAAGTCGGTCAAATTGTCGCGTGTGAAGCAATGGTTGACGGAACAAGTACAGTCAGTCGGCTTGCGTCCGGTTGACGTCGTGCTGGTAAGCGGCAAGAAAGCGACGTCCATCGATGAACTGTTGGAAACCATCGAGGAGCTGCGGGATGGCAAGGATGTTTATGTCGTGGGCGTTACGAATGTAGGTAAATCCACTGTCATGAACCAGATCATCCGTGCCGCTACCGGTAACAAGGAAGATGTCATCACGACTTCCCAATTCCCAGGCACCACTTTGGATCAGATCCGTATTCCGTTGGACGATGGGCATTTCCTCATCGATACGCCGGGAATCATCCATCACCATCAGATGGCGCATGTGCTGAGCCCGAAAGAATTGAAGCTTGTAGCGCCGCAACACGAAATCAAACCGATCACTTATCAGTTGAACCCGGAACAGACGTTGTTTCTGGGCGGGGCATCGCGTTTTGATTTCATCAGTGGGGAAAAATCGTCCTTCACTTGCTATTTCGCAAACGACTTGAAAATTCACCGCACCAAATTGGAAAAAGCGGATGAATTCTATGAAAAACATCTGGGTGGCCTGCTGCAACCGCCGTCTGCGGAAGACGCGGAAAATTTCCCGCCGTTGGTCAGACGTGAATTCAACGTCAAAGTACCGTCTGATATCGTATTTTCCGGATTGGGATGGATCACTGTCCGTAAACCAGGTAAAGTCGCAGCATGGGTACCGCAAGGCGTAGACGCTGTTATGCGCAAACCGATCATTTAA
- a CDS encoding homoserine dehydrogenase, translating into MANKIYVGLLGLGTIGTGVARIIGGHQNKINQVVGQEVVIKTVLDRDLDKCKAFFGESVHCTDNFDEILNDDDISVIVELIGYVPAAKDYISKALAAGKHVVSANKDLVALHGKELVTLAKANKCDFLYEAAVAGGVPILRAITESFASDNIQKVMGIVNGTTNFMMTKMDKEGYSYDEALALAQELGFAEKNPTSDVDGLDAARKMVILARLAFGTNDVTLDDVAVTGIRNVSINDIKLANRLGYKIKLIGTAEKIEDSVNVEVGPVFVPESHPLASVNNEMNAVFVAGEALGETMFYGAGAGELPTATAVVSDVMNIAKNILLGTTGNIFNEYEVETLIAKPEQVINPVFMRLEVTDRAGQFLELAKIFATAEVSFDKIIQEPLANGKAIIVIVTHPMSKAQENEIIQAMEDNDDMKLKVHFKVLEH; encoded by the coding sequence ATGGCAAACAAGATTTATGTAGGTTTATTGGGACTAGGGACGATAGGGACTGGCGTTGCCCGCATCATAGGCGGCCACCAGAATAAAATCAATCAAGTGGTCGGACAGGAAGTAGTCATCAAAACGGTCCTGGACCGCGATCTTGACAAATGCAAAGCTTTCTTTGGCGAGTCTGTTCATTGCACTGATAATTTTGATGAAATTTTGAATGACGATGATATTTCGGTCATCGTAGAATTGATCGGATATGTTCCGGCAGCAAAAGATTATATTTCCAAAGCGTTGGCGGCCGGGAAGCATGTCGTCTCAGCAAACAAAGATCTTGTGGCTTTGCATGGGAAAGAATTGGTCACGCTGGCGAAAGCGAACAAATGCGACTTCTTGTATGAAGCGGCTGTTGCTGGCGGGGTTCCGATCCTGCGTGCCATCACGGAAAGTTTCGCTTCCGACAACATCCAGAAAGTCATGGGGATCGTGAACGGTACGACCAACTTCATGATGACGAAAATGGACAAAGAAGGCTATTCTTACGATGAAGCGTTGGCGTTGGCGCAAGAACTGGGCTTTGCCGAAAAAAATCCGACAAGCGATGTCGATGGATTGGATGCAGCGCGCAAAATGGTCATTTTGGCTCGTCTTGCCTTCGGAACGAATGATGTGACTTTGGATGATGTAGCAGTGACGGGTATCCGCAATGTTTCCATCAACGACATCAAGTTGGCGAATCGTTTGGGATACAAAATCAAGTTGATCGGTACTGCCGAAAAAATCGAAGACAGCGTCAATGTGGAAGTCGGACCGGTATTTGTTCCGGAATCGCATCCTTTGGCCAGCGTCAACAATGAAATGAATGCTGTCTTTGTGGCTGGGGAAGCGCTTGGGGAGACGATGTTCTACGGAGCCGGAGCCGGCGAATTGCCTACCGCGACAGCCGTCGTCAGTGACGTGATGAATATCGCCAAAAATATCCTTTTGGGAACAACCGGGAACATCTTCAACGAGTATGAGGTAGAGACCCTGATCGCGAAACCTGAACAGGTCATCAACCCGGTATTCATGCGTTTGGAAGTCACTGATCGTGCCGGACAGTTTTTAGAATTGGCGAAAATCTTCGCCACTGCAGAAGTAAGCTTTGACAAGATTATCCAAGAGCCTTTGGCGAACGGGAAAGCCATTATTGTCATCGTTACGCATCCGATGTCGAAAGCGCAAGAAAATGAAATCATCCAAGCGATGGAAGATAATGATGACATGAAATTGAAGGTCCATTTCAAAGTATTGGAACACTGA
- a CDS encoding nicotinate-nucleotide adenylyltransferase — protein sequence MIIEETEVETQIAFQDRKRIGIMGGTFSPPHLGHLIVAQQVGEQLGLDKIYFMPDAEPPHIDEKESISAKHRESMVRLSISGNPLFDIETIELERGGKSFTIDTMKLLTAMHPDTDYYFIIGGDMVEYLPKWKNIDELVQLVQFVGVARPGYGRESIYPIIWVDAPLIDISSTEIRKMVKTGRSIRYLVKEDVKDYILKEGLYLDDED from the coding sequence ATGATCATCGAAGAGACCGAGGTCGAGACGCAGATCGCATTCCAGGACCGGAAACGCATCGGCATCATGGGTGGGACCTTCAGTCCCCCGCATCTGGGCCATCTGATCGTCGCGCAGCAGGTTGGGGAGCAACTCGGCCTGGACAAGATTTATTTCATGCCCGATGCCGAACCGCCTCATATCGATGAAAAAGAATCGATTTCGGCGAAGCATCGCGAGTCGATGGTGCGGTTGTCCATTTCGGGCAATCCGTTGTTCGATATCGAAACCATCGAGTTGGAGCGGGGCGGCAAAAGCTTTACGATCGATACGATGAAATTATTGACGGCCATGCATCCGGACACCGATTATTATTTCATCATCGGCGGGGACATGGTTGAATACTTGCCGAAGTGGAAAAACATCGATGAATTGGTGCAACTTGTGCAGTTCGTAGGCGTCGCCAGACCAGGATACGGAAGAGAAAGCATCTATCCGATCATCTGGGTCGATGCGCCGTTGATCGACATCAGCTCGACGGAAATCCGCAAGATGGTCAAAACCGGCCGCTCAATCCGTTATTTGGTTAAAGAGGACGTCAAAGATTACATTTTGAAAGAAGGGCTCTATCTCGATGACGAAGACTGA
- a CDS encoding YqeG family HAD IIIA-type phosphatase, with protein MLNKFKPTWMVESIYHITPEQLEKNNIKGVLTDLDNTLIAWNNPEGTQELKDWIALMKENAIPVVIISNNSDKRIKIIADKLQLAYVPRSLKPSRRGYIKAAKQLQLPLDQCLMVGDQLLTDVFGANRAGVKSVWVMPIINSDGWNTRINRFFERKLLKLLLKNDPGMIWRKSLD; from the coding sequence ATGTTAAATAAATTCAAACCGACATGGATGGTGGAGTCCATCTATCACATCACTCCGGAACAACTTGAAAAGAACAACATCAAAGGCGTGTTGACCGATCTGGACAATACCTTGATTGCCTGGAACAATCCGGAAGGAACACAGGAATTGAAGGATTGGATCGCTTTGATGAAAGAAAATGCGATACCTGTCGTCATCATTTCCAACAACAGCGATAAGCGCATCAAGATAATCGCGGATAAACTGCAATTAGCTTATGTGCCTAGATCCCTGAAGCCTTCCCGCCGTGGGTACATCAAAGCAGCCAAACAGCTGCAACTGCCTTTGGACCAATGCCTGATGGTTGGGGACCAATTGCTTACGGATGTTTTTGGCGCAAATCGAGCGGGAGTCAAGAGTGTGTGGGTAATGCCGATCATCAATTCGGACGGATGGAATACGCGCATAAACCGATTCTTTGAAAGAAAGCTGCTGAAACTTTTGTTGAAAAATGATCCAGGAATGATATGGAGGAAATCACTTGACTAA
- a CDS encoding amino acid racemase yields MKKFFGILGGMGTLATTNFLVEMNKRHFPENDQDYFNYILMNHADIPDRTEYILDPTKPNPVEAVIEDIHMLNLLQPEFIIMPCNTIHYFFDDIQKETTIPILNMIDLTVDYIAEHYEGAKKVGLFATEGTHQSRIYENRLVEKGYQVVLPDRELQDKINKMIYYYIKERSHLFFPLYYEILEDFKNCGADIVLLGCTEVSLMNSEDEEQRYPVVDAEKVLLDKTIALAKELKA; encoded by the coding sequence ATGAAAAAGTTTTTTGGTATTCTTGGTGGAATGGGAACGCTGGCGACGACCAACTTTCTCGTTGAAATGAATAAGCGCCATTTCCCCGAAAACGACCAGGATTATTTCAATTACATTCTGATGAATCACGCTGATATTCCCGATCGTACGGAATATATTTTGGATCCGACCAAACCGAATCCGGTGGAAGCAGTGATAGAAGATATTCATATGTTGAATCTTCTTCAACCAGAATTCATCATCATGCCCTGCAATACTATCCATTATTTCTTCGATGATATTCAAAAGGAAACGACTATTCCGATTCTGAATATGATCGATCTTACGGTCGACTATATTGCGGAACATTACGAAGGCGCGAAAAAAGTCGGATTATTTGCCACTGAGGGAACGCATCAGAGCCGCATCTACGAAAATCGGCTTGTCGAGAAAGGGTACCAAGTTGTATTGCCGGACAGAGAATTACAAGACAAGATCAATAAAATGATTTATTATTACATCAAAGAGAGATCACATTTATTTTTCCCTTTGTATTACGAAATTTTGGAAGATTTCAAAAATTGCGGTGCGGACATTGTGCTGTTGGGTTGCACGGAAGTTTCGTTGATGAACAGTGAAGATGAGGAACAACGCTATCCTGTCGTCGACGCGGAAAAGGTGCTTTTGGACAAAACGATCGCGTTGGCCAAAGAATTAAAAGCGTAA
- the rsfS gene encoding ribosome silencing factor codes for MKLTSEELLEVVVKAADDKLAQDIMALDVRGLTSIGDYFVVMNGRNEKQVAAIVESIVENVHKNKGEIKNIEGKDSGKWTLIDLNDVIVHVFNHEDRGYYNIEKLWGDAPMVDISGMVSEQ; via the coding sequence ATGAAATTAACAAGTGAAGAATTATTGGAAGTAGTGGTTAAAGCTGCAGATGACAAATTGGCTCAGGATATCATGGCATTGGATGTACGTGGGTTGACATCGATCGGTGATTACTTTGTCGTCATGAACGGCCGTAATGAAAAGCAAGTCGCTGCAATCGTTGAATCAATCGTGGAGAACGTGCACAAAAACAAAGGCGAAATTAAAAATATTGAAGGCAAGGATTCAGGCAAATGGACATTGATTGATCTGAACGACGTCATCGTGCATGTATTCAACCATGAGGATCGCGGCTATTACAACATCGAAAAATTATGGGGCGATGCGCCTATGGTCGACATCTCAGGGATGGTCTCCGAGCAATGA
- a CDS encoding carbamoyl phosphate synthase-like protein: MSEEANSVSFVPVIVGGNRGAYSLARAFYEAYQVKTNLISPMIIGPIGNSRIIKHYIQPGIDDLDLFFETIQQIGRDYPNMKKIIFGADDRYAELLIRTKDRFSDDWIIPYVDEAVFLRATNKESFYAICEKAGVPYPKTVVMDEFSLDLPFEFPIIIKPSNAIMYQGLHFEGKEKVFIGRDEKDLERIYHLVRENGYTDNLILQEYVPGDDTYLGVVTVYTSPRDKEIKLIAFGHILLEDHTPSAIGNHLTIWAREEQKIVASVQKLIAETEFYGFSNFDVKYDKRKDDYVFFELNGRLGVSNYYVTASGNNVAKYYVEDHIAKKKLGLTINTNEALFTMTPKNLLLKYIESDVLRKKVKELYKEGKVVHPLAAPFEASPKRKFYVLASKFNYYKKFREHPPEE, encoded by the coding sequence ATGAGCGAAGAAGCCAACTCCGTCAGTTTCGTTCCCGTAATCGTAGGGGGGAACAGAGGAGCCTACAGTTTGGCGAGAGCTTTCTATGAAGCGTACCAAGTTAAAACGAATCTCATCAGCCCGATGATCATAGGCCCTATCGGCAATTCCCGCATCATCAAGCATTACATCCAACCGGGAATCGATGACCTGGATCTTTTTTTTGAGACCATCCAACAAATCGGTCGCGACTATCCGAATATGAAAAAAATCATCTTCGGGGCAGACGATCGCTATGCGGAGTTGTTGATCCGAACGAAGGACCGCTTCAGTGATGATTGGATCATTCCGTATGTGGATGAAGCTGTATTCCTGCGGGCGACAAACAAGGAAAGTTTTTACGCCATCTGTGAAAAAGCGGGTGTTCCTTATCCGAAGACTGTAGTCATGGATGAGTTTTCACTGGACTTGCCGTTTGAATTTCCGATCATCATCAAGCCTTCGAACGCCATCATGTACCAGGGGCTGCATTTTGAAGGCAAAGAAAAAGTCTTCATCGGACGGGATGAAAAAGATCTTGAACGCATCTATCATTTAGTGCGCGAAAACGGCTATACAGACAACCTGATCCTGCAGGAGTACGTGCCCGGCGATGACACCTATCTTGGCGTCGTAACGGTCTACACATCGCCTCGGGACAAGGAAATCAAGCTGATTGCATTCGGCCATATCCTCTTGGAAGACCATACGCCATCCGCCATCGGAAACCACCTGACGATTTGGGCCAGGGAAGAGCAGAAGATTGTTGCTTCCGTTCAAAAACTGATTGCGGAAACCGAGTTTTATGGTTTTTCCAATTTTGACGTGAAGTACGATAAGCGCAAAGATGACTATGTTTTCTTTGAACTGAACGGGCGTCTTGGCGTCAGCAATTATTATGTTACCGCCAGCGGGAATAATGTCGCAAAATACTATGTTGAAGATCACATCGCCAAGAAAAAACTTGGCCTGACCATCAACACGAATGAAGCCTTGTTCACGATGACGCCAAAGAACCTTTTGCTGAAGTATATCGAGTCCGACGTATTGCGGAAAAAAGTAAAAGAGCTGTACAAAGAAGGGAAAGTAGTGCACCCTTTGGCTGCGCCTTTTGAAGCCAGCCCGAAAAGAAAATTCTATGTGTTGGCTTCCAAATTCAATTATTACAAAAAATTCAGAGAGCATCCGCCAGAGGAATGA